DNA sequence from the Streptomyces cinnabarinus genome:
GCGGCTTCGGCGGCCTGGCGATCGCCATGGTGCTCATGGGCACCATGTACGCCTGCATGGTCTTCGCCCTGGCCGAGCTGTCCTCGATCCTGCCGACCGCGGGCGGCGGCTACGGCTTCGCCCGGCGCGCCCTCGGCCCCTGGGGCGGGTTCCTGACCGGCACGGCGATCCTCATCGAGTACGTCCTCGCGCCCGCCGCCATCGTCATCTTCATCGGCGACTACGTCGAGTCGCTGGGTCTGTTCGGCCTGGAGTCCGGTTGGCCGGTGTATCTGGTCTGCTTCGCGATCTTCCTCGGCATCCACCTCTGGGGCGTCGGCGAGGCGCTGCGCTTCAGCTTCGTGGTCACCGGCATCGCGGTCGTGGCCCTGATCGTGTTCGTGCTGGCGGCGCTGCCCGACTTCTCCTTCGGCACGCTGGACGACATCCCCGTCGACACCTCGGCGGCGGGCTCGAACTCCTGGCTTCCGTTCGGCCTGCTCGGCATCTGGGCGGCATTCCCCTTCGGCATGTGGTTCTTCCTCGGCGTCGAGGGCGTGCCGCTGGCCGCCGAGGAGACCAAGGAGCCGGCCCGTACGCTGCCGAAGGCGATCCGCTGGTCCATGGCGATCCTGGTGGTCCTGGCCGTGGTGACCTTCTTCGCGGCGGCCGGGGCACGCGGCTCGGCGGCGATCCAGGAGGCGGGCAACCCGCTGGTGGAGGCGCTCCAGCCGGACGGCGAGGCCACGACACTGAGCCGGATCGTGAACTACGCGGGCCTGGCCGGACTGGTCGCCTCCTTCTTCTCCCTGATCTACGCGGGCTCGCGCCAGCTCTTCGCGCTGTCCCGCGCGGGCTATCTGCCCCGCTTCCTCTCGCTCACGAGCCGCCGCAAGGCGCCGTACCTGGGTCTGCTGGTGCCCGGCACGATCGGCTTCCTGCTGGCCGCGGTGTCCGGCGACGGCGCGCGCATGCTGAACATCGCCGTCTTCGGCGCGACCATCTCCTACGCGCTGATGTCCCTGTCGCACATCGTGCTGCGCCGGCGGGAACCGGAGCTGAACCGGCCCTACCGCACACCGGGCGGGGTACTGACGTCATCGGTCGCGCTGGTACTGGCGTGCGCCGCGCTGGTGGCCACGTTCCTGGTGGACGTGACGGCGGCGGTGATCGCGCTGGTGGTGTACGGGGTGGCGATCGCCTACTTCGGCCTGTACAGCCGTGGGCATCTGGTGGCCAAGGCGCCGGAGGAGGAGTTCGCGGCGCTGGCGGCGGCGGAGGCAGAGTTGGCACGGGACTGAGCGTCGAGTCATGAGCTACGAGTGAGGGAGCCGCTGTGGCCAGGCCGCTGATCGGGGTCAGCACCTATCTGGAGAAGGGTGCGCGCTGGGGCGTGTGGGAGCTGGACGCGGCGCTGCTGCCGGCCGGTTATCCGCGGCTGGTGCAGCGGGCGGGCGGCCTGGCCGCGATGCTGCCGCCGGACGACCCGGAGCACGCGGCGGCGGCCGTCGCCCGGCTGGACGGGCTGGTCGTCGCGGGCGGGCCCGATGTGGAGCCGGTGCGCTACGGCGCCGAGCGGGAGCTGCGGACGGGGCCTCCGGCGCGGGAGCGGGACGCGTGGGAACTGGCGCTGATCGAGGCGGCGCTGGCGGTGCGCCTGCCGCTGCTGGGGATCTGCCGGGGCATGCAGCTGCTGAACGTCGCGCTCGGCGGCACCCTGGTCCAGCATCTGGAGGGCCATGCCGAGGTGGTCGGCGTCTTCGGCCGCCACCCGGTCAAGCCGGTGCCGGGCACGCGCTACGCCGGACTCGTGCCGGAGGAGACGGCGGTACCGACGTACCACCACCAGTCGGTGGACCGCCTCGGCACGGGCCTCGTGCCGTCCGCGCACGCCACGGACGGCACGGTGGAGGCACTGGAACTGCCGTCCACGGCGGGCTGGGTGCTGGGGGTGCAGTGGCATCCGGAGATGGGCGAGGACGTGAGGGTGATGTCAGCACTGGTGGAGGCGGGTCGGAGAAGGCGGCCGGAGCCGCCGGCCCCCTGAGGGCGCGGCACTCAGGAACGCGTCAGTTGCAGCAGATCCCGAGCCGGCCCCACCGGCCGATGCCCCGTCGGCCACACCGCCCGCAGGTCGCGGGCGAGGGAGACGTCCGCGACCGGGATGCTCACCAGCCGCCGCAGCGACAGCTCCTCACGCACCGCGAGCTCGCTCAGGACCGCCGGCCCCGCCCCGCTCACCGCCGCCGCCTTCACCGCCGTGGTGGAGGACAGCTCGATCAACGGCCGGGCCAGACCACCCAGCGCCGTGTCCAGGACCTGCCGCGTGCCGGAGCCCTTCTCCCGGAGGATCAGCGGCGTCACCGCCAGCTCCTCGGCCGTCAGCGGCCGCCGCCTGCGCGACCAGGCGTGGCCCGGCGCCGTCACCACGATCAGCCGGTCACGGGCGATCACCACCGAGTCCAGCCCGGTGGGGACGGTGAGCCCCTCCACGAACCCCAGATCCGCCTCGTCCGCGAGCAGCCGCTCGGCCACCGCCGTCGAGTTGCCCGCGAGCAGCGACACCGCCGTGTCCGGGCGCCCCGCGCGCAGCGCCAGCAGCCACCCGGGCAGCAGGTACTCGGCGATCGTCATGCTCGCCGCCACCCGCAGCCGCGAGTCCCGCCGGTCCCGCAGCGCCTGCGCGCCCACGTCGAAGGCCTCCGCCGCCTCCACGATCCGCCGGGCCCAGTCGGTCACCAGCGCACCGGCGTCCGTCAGCCGTGAGCCTCGCGGCGACCGGTCCACCAGCGCCACCCCGAGCTGCCGTTCCATCGACCGGATCCGGCTGCTGGCCGCGGGCTGGGTGATGCCCAGCTCACGCGCCGCCCCGCCGAGACTGCCGAGCCGGGCCACGGCCAGCAGCAGTTCCAGCGCCCCGAGGTCGGGCACCCGGTGGGCCAGGGATGTCGTCACCGCACTGCTCATAAGCCCAGCTTATGTCCTCATAGAGGCGTACTCCCTGGTGGTGGCCCTCCTCGGGCGCGACCGTGGACGCATGGTCACCGCCGCCCAGCCCCATCGCCGTGCCCCGGCGGTCCGCCACCTCGGACCGAACTGGTACGCCTGCGTCATGGGAACCGCCATCGTCGCCACCGCCGGCGCCGCGCTCCCGGTCCCGATCCCCCGCAGTGTGCTCACCGCCGTCTGGGCCCTGTCCCTGGCCCTGCTCGGCACGCTCCTGGCCGCCCGCGCCCTGCACTGGACCCACCACCGCGACCAGGCCCGCGCCCACCTCCTGGACCCCGCGACGGCACCCTTCTACGGCTGCCTCTCCATGGCCCTGCTCGCGGTCGGCGGCGGCGCCCTGACCGTCGGCCGGGACTGGATCGGCACCGGGGCGGCGGTGGCCCTCGACATCGTGCTGTTCGGCGCCGGTACGGCCGTGGGACTCGCGGCCGCCGTCGCCGTCCCGTACCTGATGGCCGTACGCCACCGGGTGCAGCCCGGTCAGGCCACGCCCGTGTGGCTGCTGCCGCTCGTCGCGCCCATGGTGTCCGCGGCCCTCGGTCCGCTGCTGGTGCCGTATCTGCCCGCCGGGCAGGCGCGGGAGACACTGCTGCTCGGCTGCTTCGCGTTGTTCGGGCTGAGCCTGATCGCCACCCTGCTGATGCTGCCGCTGGTCTTCGCCCGGCTGGTCACCGTGGGGCCGCTGCCGCTCGCGCTGACCCCGACCCTGTTCCTGGTGCTGGGTCCGCTCGGCCAGTCGACCACCGCCGTCGGCAAGTTCGCGGAGTACGCGCCCGGCGTCGTACCGGACCCGTACAGCCAGGGCTTCGATGTGCTGGCCGTGCTCTACGGCGTGCCGGTGATGGGTTTCGCGGTGCTGTGGCTGGGGTTCGCCGCCGCCCATGTGGTGCGCGCCCGGCGCCGGGGCATGCGCTTCGCGATGACCTGGTGGGCGTTCACCTTCCCGGTCGGCACCTGTGTCACCGGCGCCGAGGCCCTGGCCCGGCACACCGGGCTCGTCGTGTACGACGGGCTCGCGGTCGGCCTGTACGCGCTGCTCGTGGCCGCCTGGCTGGTCGCCGCCGCGCGGACCGCGCGCGGGCTGCTCAGCGGAGCGCTGCTCGCAGGGCCGCGCCCAGCACTTCCGGCGCCTTGGCCAGTGACGGTCCGTACCACGTCAGGTGCCGTCCGCTGACGAGCGCGCAGGGCAGTCCGGGGAAGGCCTCCGGACCGTCGTCGGCCGTGAAGCGGTAGGGCTCGTCCGGGAGGACGACCACATCGGGGGCCGCCGCCTGCAGCTCCTCCAGCGGGACGCGCGGGTAGCGGTCCTCGTGGGCCGCGTAGGCGTGGTCCACACCGAGGCGGGCCAGGACGTCACCGGCGAAGGTGTCGCGGCCCAGCACCATCCAGGGCCGCCGCCAGATCGGCACCACGGCCGTCGTACGGCGGTCCGGGGCGAGCGGCGCCGACCAGGTCTCCTCCGCCTCGTCCAGCCAGCGCGGGCGCGTGCGGACGCCGCACGCGGTCAGCACCCGGTCCAGTTCCCGCAGGGCCTGCGGCACCTCGCGGACCTCGGTGACCAGCACCTCGACGCCCGCCGCCCGCAGGGCCGCGAGGTCGGGGGCGCGGTTCTCCTCCTCGTTGGCGATCACCAGGTCGGGGACGAGTTCGAGGATCCGCTCCACCTTCGGGTTCTTGGTGCCGCCGATCCGGGTCACGTCGAGACCGGCCGGGTGCGTGCACCAGTCCGTGGCGCCGACGAGGACGCCGGGGACCGAGACGGCCACGGCCTCCGTCAGGGACGGCACCAGGGAGACGACCCGCATCAGCGCGGCCGGTCCTGGACCGCCTCGATGTGCTCGGCCACCGCCACGACCACCACCCGGGTGTCCGGCACGGTGGCCCGCCAGCGGTGGCGGACCCCGCCGGTGAGGTAGAGGGTGTCCCCGCGGCCGAGGCGGTAGGCGCGGCCCTCCGCCTCGATCTCGACGGCGCCGTCGGCGACGTACATCAGCTGGTCGTTGCGGTACTGGATCTCGCGGCCCGCCTCGTGGTCCCCGGTGAACTCGGAGGCGTGCATCTGGTGGTGGCCGCGCACCAGGGAGCGCGTCCGGGGCTCGGGCGGCGGCTCGGCGCACTCGGCGCGTACGACGTCGACGCTGCACGCCGGGTCGGCCGCGGCGAGGAGTTCGACGGCCGTGGTGCGCAGGGCGTCGGCGAGCTTCTCCAGGGAGCTTCTGGAGGGGCGGGCCCGGTCGTTCTCGACCTGGCTGAGGAAGGGCACCGACAGGCCGCTGCGCTCGGCCACGACGGCGAGGGTGAGCTCCAGCGCGCGACGGCGCCGCCGCACGGCCGCGCCCACCCGCAGGGGCTGCTCTTTGTGGTCGCCCATCGCTCCGGCTCCCTCCTTCGCCCGTCGTCGCGGTGCCGAGCCCTCTGTCCGGGGTGCCGACTCCTCTGAACAGTTCTCTGCACCCTACGCATGTTCGGCAAACCGTTTCATGCGCCCGGCACATCCCTGACCGGTGTACGGCGTCCGGTCGCCCTGGTTGGCCGGATTTCGCGGGCATACGGAAGGCGGGCGTCCGGCACGGTCAGGTGTGCCGGACGCCCGCCGGAATCGGGGCTCGCGCGGACCTAGGCGGCCGGCGTCATCCGCTCGACCATCTCCGGGTGCTCCTTGAGCCACGCGGCGACGGCCTCTTCCTCATGGCCCTGGCCGCGGTCCTTGATCTCCTGTTCCAGAGTGCCCAGTTCGTCCTCGCTCATCCGGAAGTCCTTGATCCACCGGGTGAGCTGGGGGTAAAGCTCGGGGAACTCCTGGTTGGAGATCGTCCGGATCGTGTTGCCCTCACCGAAGTGCTTCTTCGGGTCCTTGAGCTTGGTCAGCTCGTACTCGCTGTACGCCCAGTGCGGCGACCACAGCGTGACGGCGATGGGCTCCTTCTTGGCGTAGGCCCGCTTCAGCTCGGCCAGCATCGCCGGGGTGGAGCCGTCGACGACCTCGTACTCCTCGTCCAGGCCGTAGCCGGGCAGCACCTCGGTCTTGAGGAGGTTCATCTCCCCGGTGCCCGGCTCGATCCCGACGATCTTCCCGTCGAAGGTGTCCCCCTTGCCCTTGAGGTCCTCCAGCGAGTCCACGCCCTTCACATAGGAGGGCACGGCGAGCTCCAGCGAGGTCGGCTCGTACCAGGTCCCCAGGTCGTGCAGCTTGTCCTTGCTCTTGTCCCAGTAGTTCTTCTGGGCATACGGCAGCCAGGCGTCGAAGTTGAGATCCAGGTCGCCGGAGGCCAGGCCCGTGTAGACGGGGCCGACGTCCATCTGCTTGAGGTTCAGCTTGTAGCCGCGCCGCTCCAGGACGTTCTTCCAGAGGTAGGTGACGGCGATGTCCTCGTCCCAGGGGAACCAGGCCACGTCCAGCGGACGCTTCGCCTCGGCCGGGGTCTGGTCGTCCTGGACCGGGGCGAGCTTGTCGACCAGCCCGGGCCGGCTCTTCAGCCAGGTGCGCACCGCGTCCTGCTGGCGGCCCTTTCCGGCCTTGACGATCTCCGACTCCAGGCCGGTGAGCTGGTCCTCGGTGAGCTCGAAGTCCTTCAGCCACTGCCCGACGACCGGGTTCTCCCCGGCGAAGCCCTTGCGG
Encoded proteins:
- the eat gene encoding ethanolamine permease, encoding MSLESTSTPPGAPEADDYLERRALRRGSAGWVLLTGLGVAYVVSGDYSGWNFGLAEGGFGGLAIAMVLMGTMYACMVFALAELSSILPTAGGGYGFARRALGPWGGFLTGTAILIEYVLAPAAIVIFIGDYVESLGLFGLESGWPVYLVCFAIFLGIHLWGVGEALRFSFVVTGIAVVALIVFVLAALPDFSFGTLDDIPVDTSAAGSNSWLPFGLLGIWAAFPFGMWFFLGVEGVPLAAEETKEPARTLPKAIRWSMAILVVLAVVTFFAAAGARGSAAIQEAGNPLVEALQPDGEATTLSRIVNYAGLAGLVASFFSLIYAGSRQLFALSRAGYLPRFLSLTSRRKAPYLGLLVPGTIGFLLAAVSGDGARMLNIAVFGATISYALMSLSHIVLRRREPELNRPYRTPGGVLTSSVALVLACAALVATFLVDVTAAVIALVVYGVAIAYFGLYSRGHLVAKAPEEEFAALAAAEAELARD
- a CDS encoding gamma-glutamyl-gamma-aminobutyrate hydrolase family protein, whose amino-acid sequence is MARPLIGVSTYLEKGARWGVWELDAALLPAGYPRLVQRAGGLAAMLPPDDPEHAAAAVARLDGLVVAGGPDVEPVRYGAERELRTGPPARERDAWELALIEAALAVRLPLLGICRGMQLLNVALGGTLVQHLEGHAEVVGVFGRHPVKPVPGTRYAGLVPEETAVPTYHHQSVDRLGTGLVPSAHATDGTVEALELPSTAGWVLGVQWHPEMGEDVRVMSALVEAGRRRRPEPPAP
- a CDS encoding LysR family transcriptional regulator, translating into MSSAVTTSLAHRVPDLGALELLLAVARLGSLGGAARELGITQPAASSRIRSMERQLGVALVDRSPRGSRLTDAGALVTDWARRIVEAAEAFDVGAQALRDRRDSRLRVAASMTIAEYLLPGWLLALRAGRPDTAVSLLAGNSTAVAERLLADEADLGFVEGLTVPTGLDSVVIARDRLIVVTAPGHAWSRRRRPLTAEELAVTPLILREKGSGTRQVLDTALGGLARPLIELSSTTAVKAAAVSGAGPAVLSELAVREELSLRRLVSIPVADVSLARDLRAVWPTGHRPVGPARDLLQLTRS
- a CDS encoding TDT family transporter, producing MVTAAQPHRRAPAVRHLGPNWYACVMGTAIVATAGAALPVPIPRSVLTAVWALSLALLGTLLAARALHWTHHRDQARAHLLDPATAPFYGCLSMALLAVGGGALTVGRDWIGTGAAVALDIVLFGAGTAVGLAAAVAVPYLMAVRHRVQPGQATPVWLLPLVAPMVSAALGPLLVPYLPAGQARETLLLGCFALFGLSLIATLLMLPLVFARLVTVGPLPLALTPTLFLVLGPLGQSTTAVGKFAEYAPGVVPDPYSQGFDVLAVLYGVPVMGFAVLWLGFAAAHVVRARRRGMRFAMTWWAFTFPVGTCVTGAEALARHTGLVVYDGLAVGLYALLVAAWLVAAARTARGLLSGALLAGPRPALPAPWPVTVRTTSGAVR
- a CDS encoding helical backbone metal receptor is translated as MRVVSLVPSLTEAVAVSVPGVLVGATDWCTHPAGLDVTRIGGTKNPKVERILELVPDLVIANEEENRAPDLAALRAAGVEVLVTEVREVPQALRELDRVLTACGVRTRPRWLDEAEETWSAPLAPDRRTTAVVPIWRRPWMVLGRDTFAGDVLARLGVDHAYAAHEDRYPRVPLEELQAAAPDVVVLPDEPYRFTADDGPEAFPGLPCALVSGRHLTWYGPSLAKAPEVLGAALRAALR
- a CDS encoding helix-turn-helix domain-containing protein — protein: MGDHKEQPLRVGAAVRRRRRALELTLAVVAERSGLSVPFLSQVENDRARPSRSSLEKLADALRTTAVELLAAADPACSVDVVRAECAEPPPEPRTRSLVRGHHQMHASEFTGDHEAGREIQYRNDQLMYVADGAVEIEAEGRAYRLGRGDTLYLTGGVRHRWRATVPDTRVVVVAVAEHIEAVQDRPR